One Bufo gargarizans isolate SCDJY-AF-19 chromosome 3, ASM1485885v1, whole genome shotgun sequence DNA segment encodes these proteins:
- the GLI1 gene encoding zinc finger protein GLI1 yields the protein MASRQCPPAMFNSMNHGYVEHCYLRSSNVMAEGMNEMPYCHQNNLMTSQHGFSLAQTNEQMASADGSRFSTPRSSVKLSKKRAMSISPLSDASIDLQTMIRTSPNSLVAFINSRCSSANGSYGHLSIGTISPSLGYPNCLNHQRPQGASYGSNHLMSYNSHEHLSSRGMGVLQSRSSIKHCQMKSEPLSSAGLDALNSKRLEDGSEGDISSPASVGTQDPLLGLLDGRDDLEKEDGKHEPEIVYETNCHWESCTKEFDTQEHLVHHINNEHIHGEKKEFVCHWQDCSRELRPFKAQYMLVVHMRRHTGEKPHKCTFEGCNKAYSRLENLKTHLRSHTGEKPYVCEHEGCNKAFSNASDRAKHQNRTHSNEKPYVCKIPGCTKRYTDPSSLRKHVKTVHGPEAHITKKHRGDGQPRSHAPHEGGMTQGIKSDIQQDLESCSSQARKEEGRLTVPDMSLKSQASPGGQSSCSSERSPLGSTNNNDSGVEMNANTGGSFEDLSNLDDIPSVESIGTAGASALRKLENLRIDKLNQMRKAPSSGKSVKLPAIHNTVSQGELPSICGLPHKNNMMELTSSEHLGHINDRRNSTTSTVSSAYTVSRRSSVVSPYLSNSRPGEVGNMVDTYDQNTSDTSRHSNTNGLPGLTPAQQYRLKAKYAAATGGPPPTPLPNMERMSCNNRMAFAVNDYRGSISSALSSNIQRRHSNNEYHTYITGIIHPSQAPGAGIRRASDPARPSGDPQVIPKVQRFKSMSNMNTSMIGRQTLGHQQPYGGSDANLQRHFFSPRPPSISENVFMETASTDLTSQNKEHGMMIGNDMQHYVNFQGQGSQMTTNMNFNHQHGLDMQTQNAYSGPQRSLGSMHMNTNNHACQSNVLSHSDLNQCQMTTHNQPFQNTRQITGSSSLPVQWHEVSSATMDMTDGQSGNHQAVPPNMSPGNQCHNQYSNQGSEATKQVSLANSSSCQQQGMYGNSDRYNQLGQVQIKPEQQFHQSMPSMMPCQKQHSMQQHAFTQPNTVALSPGNSNCEYQGQQENQQNLCYNAGLNPNMLSPQGRRSQTPMMQVKEMMVRNYVQSQQALMWEQQPKNMAMINSPGAGEDVDTGQNQHRNTPHAQAYMSPKYMNYQNKQPQNSLLSPNPHDNQSIHSKTMRSPGNLSFSADMMPHPPCGPKPLSRQQSITSQSTFMGSPTQLSPSYHSAESSPRRMPTLPSIPSQADTNNTTGMMYYSGQVEMHHGKMGNQKLATALNHPQSSCDGHQHGQYGSNLGFVKPDTMPYSSSCPASNPLDSLDLENTQIDFAAIIDDTDHTSLMPHNLTQSGLLGSSQPSSHLSTPRNPTAMVPNMAVSDLNSMLSSLAGENKFLNTIS from the exons ATGGCATCCCGCCAGTGCCCGCCTGCGATGTTCAATTCCATGAACCACGGCTATGTTGAACATTGCTACCTGAGGTCATCCAATGTCATGGCTGAAG GAATGAATGAGATGCCGTACTGCCACCAGAACAATCTCATGACCAGCCAACATGGTTTTAGTCTTGCACAAACCAATGAGCAGATGGCTTCTGCGGATG GATCTCGTTTCTCCACCCCTAGAAGTTCAGTAAAGCTCAGCAAAAAGAGAGCAATGTCCATATCTCCACTATCAGATGCAAGTATCGACTTGCAGACCATGATCCGTACATCTCCCAACTCCCTGGTGGCATTCATCAACTCCAGATGTTCCTCAGCCAATGGTTCCTATGGTCACTTGTCAATAGGAACCATCAG TCCTTCACTTGGGTATCCAAATTGCCTTAATCACCAAAGACCACAAGGAGCATCTTATGGATCAAACCATTTAATGTCTTACAATTCACATGAGCACTTGTCCAGCAGAGGAATGGGTGTTCTGCAGTCTCGCTCCTCAATCAAGCACTGTCAG ATGAAGTCAGAGCCACTATCTAGTGCAGGATTAGATGCTTTGAATAGTAAACGCCTGGAGGATGGATCAGAGGGTGACATCTCAAGTCCAGCTTCTGTCGGAACACAG GACCCATTACTTGGCCTGTTGGATGGACGGGATGACTTGGAAAAAGAAGATGGGAAACATGAGCCTGAAATTGTTTACGAGACAAACTGTCATTGGGAGAGCTGCACAAAGGAGTTCGATACCCAGGAACATCTTGTACAT CACATAAACAATGAACATATCCACGGGGAGAAGAAAGAATTTGTCTGTCACTGGCAGGACTGTTCTCGGGAGCTCAGACCTTTCAAGGCACAATATATGCTAGTGGTCCACATGAGGAGACACACTGGAGAGAAACCTCATAAGTGCACA TTTGAGGGTTGCAACAAAGCTTACTCACGCCTCGAGAACCTGAAGACTCATCTGCGGTCCCACACTGGGGAGAAGCCATATGTATGTGAACACGAAGGCTGtaataaggctttttctaatgcCTCTGACCGGGCCAAGCACCAGAATCGCACTCACTCTAATGAG AAACCCTATGTATGCAAAATCCCAGGATGTACCAAGAGATACACAGATCCCAGTTCTCTCAGAAAGCATGTCAAGACAGTTCATGGTCCCGAGGCACACATCACAAAGAAACACAGAGGAGATGGTCAACCACGGAGTCATGCACCCCATGAAGGTGGTATGACTCAAGGGATCAAGAGTGATATCCAGCAAGACTTGGAATCATGCTCTTCTCAGGCCAGGAAAGAGGAGGGAAGACTGACTGTGCCAGATATGTCATTG AAGTCCCAGGCTAGCCCCGGTGGACAGTCATCTTGCAGCAGTGAGAGGTCTCCCTTAGGTAGCACCAATAATAATGACAGTGGAGTAGAAATGAACGCCAACACAGGAGGTAGTTTTGAGGACCTTTCCAACCTGGATGACATTCCTTCAGTGGAGTCTATTGGTACCGCAGGAGCTTCAGCTCTGAGGAAGCTAGAGAACCTCAGGATCGACAAGCTGAACCAAATGCGAAAGGCGCCATCTTCTGGAAAGTCTGTAAAACTACCTGCAATCCACAACACAG TTTCTCAGGGAGAATTGCCCAGTATTTGTGGTCTTCCGCACAAGAACAACATGATGGAGCTGACATCCAGCGAACATTTAGGCCATATAAATGACAGACGTAACAGCACAACTAGCACAGTGAGCTCAGCTTATACAGTGAGCCGTAGATCTTCAGTGGTGTCACCATATCTTTCAAATTCGAGACCAGGCGAGGTAGGGAACATGGTGGACACATATGACCAAAATACATCTGATACCTCAAGACATTCCAATACTAATGGTCTTCCAGGCCTTACACCAGCTCAGCAATATAGACTTAAGGCAAAGTATGCGGCAGCTACTGGTGGACCTCCACCTACTCCTCTTCCTAACATGGAGCGAATGAGCTGTAATAATCGTATGGCTTTTGCTGTCAATGACTACCGGGGATCTATCTCTTCAGCGCTATCCAGTAATATCCAAAGGAGACATAGCAACAATGAATACCACACTTATATTACAGGAATAATTCATCCATCTCAGGCACCGGGCGCTGGAATAAGAAGAGCTAGCGATCCTGCAAGACCTAGTGGAGATCCTCAAGTAATACCCAAAGTGCAGCGGTTCAAGAGTATGTCAAATATGAACACATCAATGATAGGAAGACAGACTCTTGGACATCAGCAACCATATGGAGGATCGGATGCGAATTTGCAAAGACATTTTTTTTCACCCCGCCCACCAAGCATCAGTGAGAACGTATTTATGGAGACAGCAAGCACAGATTTAACATCTCAAAATAAGGAGCATGGTATGATGATTGGTAATGACATGCAGCACTATGTAAACTTTCAAGGCCAAGGATCTCAAATGACAACCAATATGAATTTTAACCACCAACATGGGTTAGACATGCAAACTCAAAATGCATACTCTGGTCCTCAGAGATCATTAGGCAGTATGCATATGAATACAAATAACCATGCCTGCCAGAGTAATGTATTGAGTCATTCAGATTTAAACCAGTGTCAAATGACAACTCACAATCAGCCTTTCCAGAACACAAGGCAAATTACTGGCAGCTCTAGCTTACCTGTGCAATGGCATGAAGTAAGCTCGGCAACCATGGATATGACTGATGGCCAAAGTGGAAACCACCAGGCCGTACCACCAAATATGTCACCTGGGAATCAGTGTCATAACCAGTACTCAAATCAAGGTTCTGAGGCAACCAAACAGGTGTCCCTTGCAAACAGTTCCTCTTGCCAACAGCAGGGTATGTATGGAAATAGTGACAGGTATAACCAATTGGGTCAGGTTCAAATCAAACCAGAACAACAATTTCATCAGTCTATGCCCTCAATGATGCCCTGTCAGAAGCAGCATTCAATGCAGCAGCATGCTTTCACCCAGCCAAATACAGTAGCCTTATCTCCTGGGAATTCCAACTGTGAATACCAAGGACAACAGGAAAATCAACAAAACCTTTGCTACAATGCTGGCCTTAACCCAAACATGCTAAGCCCTCAAGGACGAAGATCACAGACCCCGATGATGCAAGTCAAAGAAATGATGGTCAGAAATTATGTTCAATCCCAACAAGCACTAATGTGGGAGCAACAGCCCAAAAATATGGCTATGATAAACAGCCCTGGGGCTGGGGAGGATGTTGACACTGGACAGAACCAGCACCGGAATACACCTCATGCCCAAGCATACATGAGCCCCAAATACATGAATTATCAAAACAAGCAACCTCAAAACAGCTTATTGAGTCCAAACCCACATGATAATCAGTCAATTCACTCTAAAACCATGCGGAGTCCAGGAAATCTGAGTTTTAGTGCAGATATGATGCCACACCCTCCTTGTGGCCCAAAACCTTTAAGTCGGCAGCAAAGCATAACAAGCCAATCAACTTTTATGGGGAGTCCTACTCAACTTAGTCCATCTTACCATTCAGCTGAATCTAGCCCTAGGAGAATGCCTACCTTGCCTTCAATTCCCTCCCAGGCTGACACCAATAACACCACTGGCATGATGTATTACTCAGGTCAAGTTGAAATGCATCATGGGAAAATGGGAAACCAAAAGCTTGCTACAGCACTAAATCACCCCCAAAGCAGCTGTGATGGACACCAGCATGGACAGTATGGGTCTAACCTGGGTTTTGTGAAGCCAGACACCATGCCATACAGTAGTTCTTGTCCAGCATCTAATCCTTTAGACAGTTTAGATTTGGAAAATACTCAAATTGATTTTGCGGCCATCATAGATGACACTGACCATACATCTCTGATGCCACATAATTTAACTCAAAGTGGTCTACTAGGATCATCTCAACCTTCCTCCCATTTGAGtacaccacgtaatccaacagccaTGGTTCCAAATATGGCCGTATCAGACTTGAACTCTATGCTGTCCTCCTTAGCGGGAGAAAATAAGTTCCTCAACACTATTTCCTGA